TGCAACGGTTGAAGGAAGAGGGTGAAAAGGCCAAGATGGAACTGTCCACCACCATGGAGACCACTATCAACCTGCCCTTTATCACTGCTGACGCCTCCGGTCCCAAGCATCTGAACATCAAGCTGACCCGGGCCAAGTTCGAGAGCCTGGTCGCTGATCTGATTGATCGCACCGAGGGCCCCTGCCTGACCGCCCTGAAGGATGCCGGCGTCTCGCCCGGCGATATCGACGAGGTTATCCTGGTGGGCGGCATGACCAGGATGCCCAAGGTTCAGGAAAAGGTGAAGCAGATATTCGGCAAGGACCCGCACAAGGGGGTCAACCCGGACGAGGTGGTGGCCATCGGCGCCGCCATCCAGGGCGGGGTGCTGCGCGGCGATGTCAAGGATGTTCTGCTCCTCGACGTTACCCCGCTTTCCTTGGGGATCGAGACCCTGGGCGGGGTGTTCACCAAGTTGATCGAAAAGAATACCACCGTGCCCACCAAGAAGAGTCAGATCTTTTCCACTGCCGCGGATAACCAGCCGGCGGTTTCGATTCTGGTTCTCCAGGGTGAGCGGGAGATGGCCGCCTATAACAAGACCATCGGCCGTTTCGAGCTGACCGATATCCCGCCGGCCCCGCGCGGGGTGCCCCAGATCGAGGTAACCTTTGATCTTGACGCCAACGGCATTCTCCACGTCTCAGCCAAGGATATGGGCAGCGGCAAGGAGCAGTCGATCAAGATCACCGCCTCCAGCGGCCTGTCCGAGGCGGAGATCAAGAAGATGCAGCAGGATGCCGAACTGCATGCCGAAGAGGACAGGAAGCGCAAGGAACTGGTCGAGGCCAAGAACCAGGCCGATTCCCTGATCTATGCCACCGAGAAAAGCCTCAAGGATCTGGGCGGCAAGGTTGATGCCGGAACCAAGGGCAATGTAGAGAGCGAGATCGCCTCCCTGAAGAAGGTGATCGAGGGTGACGATATCGAGGCCATCAAGAAAGGCACCGAGAGTCTGACCCAGGCCTCCCACAAGCTGGCCGAGATGATGTACTCCCAGGCCACGGCCGAACCGCCCGGCGCGGATGCGGGTGGCGCGGCCGGCGGCGAGGCCGGGGCCGGCAACGACAAGAAGGACGACGATGTGGTTGATGCCGACTTCGAGGAAGTGAAGTAACGAGGACAGAGGACAGAGGACAGTAAAGAAAGGGTGCGGGGGACAGGGTGCAGGGGGCAGGGAACTGCTGTACTGACAGTGGGAACGGCAACGGCTAAAAGGCTCGCGGGACGCGAATCACAGGTTCATAGGTCCCATAGGTCCTATCAGTTTCCGACCCCTGACTTCCGACCTCTGACCTCTGGTTTCTGAATCCCTGAAAAGGGGAGTGCGGAAAAAGGTTGCCCGCACTCCCCTTTTTTTTTAACATCCCGGCTTTGACAGAACTTTTTGCAAAACAAGGTGGGACATATGAGAATCCTTTCGGGAATCCAGCCCTCGGGTCAACTCCATATCGGCAACTACTTCGGGATGATGCAGCCGATGATCCGCAACATGGAACGCGGCGAGCTGTACGTGTTCGTGGTCAACCTCCATGCCCTGACCTCGGTCCATGACCGGGACCGGCTGGCCCGGGGGACTCTGGAGGCGGCGGCGGATTTCATCGCCCTGGGGCTGGACCCGGAGCGCTGCATCTTCTGGGTCCAGGGCGATCTGCCCGAGGTGACCGAACTGACCTGGATACTCTCGACCCTGACCTCCATGGGGCTCCTGGAGCGCTGCCATTCCTATAAGGACAAGATCGCCAAGGGCATTGCCCCCAGCCACGGCCTGTTCTCCTACCCGGTGTTGATGGCCGCTGATATT
This DNA window, taken from Desulfobacterales bacterium, encodes the following:
- the dnaK gene encoding molecular chaperone DnaK; translated protein: MGKIIGIDLGTTNSCVAVMEGGDPKVIANMEGNRTTPSVVAFSDNGERLVGQVAKRQAVTNPVRTLYAIKRLIGRKFTDQEVTKSIQVSPFKIVKGKNGEAAVEVDGKVYTPAEISAMVLTKMKQTAEEYLGETVTDAVVTVPAYFNDSQRQATKDAGRIAGLNVQRIINEPTAASLAYGLDKKGEERIAVFDLGGGTFDISILEIGDGVFEVKSTNGDTFLGGEDFDMRVVNWLADEFKREQGIDLRSDKMALQRLKEEGEKAKMELSTTMETTINLPFITADASGPKHLNIKLTRAKFESLVADLIDRTEGPCLTALKDAGVSPGDIDEVILVGGMTRMPKVQEKVKQIFGKDPHKGVNPDEVVAIGAAIQGGVLRGDVKDVLLLDVTPLSLGIETLGGVFTKLIEKNTTVPTKKSQIFSTAADNQPAVSILVLQGEREMAAYNKTIGRFELTDIPPAPRGVPQIEVTFDLDANGILHVSAKDMGSGKEQSIKITASSGLSEAEIKKMQQDAELHAEEDRKRKELVEAKNQADSLIYATEKSLKDLGGKVDAGTKGNVESEIASLKKVIEGDDIEAIKKGTESLTQASHKLAEMMYSQATAEPPGADAGGAAGGEAGAGNDKKDDDVVDADFEEVK